One genomic region from Ornithinicoccus hortensis encodes:
- a CDS encoding ankyrin repeat domain-containing protein, translating into MPKRTTLPKDFAEQLPAASLDDLVAVFDRCELDARVRPGGMTAIGLIDCPDGLIEWLVGQGLDVDAGDSYDTSPLWLRASRGRPEQIPLLLSLGADIEHQRASSGTPLHGAAGYQRVDSVRVLLAHGADVNAVNASGHTPLAFGLRRTRNITIPAMAQIATLLIDAGATVSDDLSVQVERIGKDFEFHRANLSTEFLTKTEEGLTALYELFGATPAARRQLHDGSSPITVPAGSWQDQHQALWDFLVPSGGAAATVQGEVIRVTGRLAHEILDNGGANWDKDFRTMLKAVPKYFAQGESLPSEAIREARSSARRLRSGQGDQDTVYTLSRLAVSWVSANPTPIRLSPPSYYR; encoded by the coding sequence ATGCCCAAGCGCACGACATTACCCAAGGACTTTGCCGAACAGTTGCCCGCGGCGTCGCTCGATGACCTGGTGGCGGTCTTCGACCGGTGCGAGCTCGACGCCCGCGTCAGACCCGGCGGGATGACCGCGATCGGCCTCATCGACTGCCCTGACGGGCTTATCGAGTGGCTTGTGGGCCAGGGTCTAGACGTGGACGCCGGCGATAGCTACGACACCTCGCCACTGTGGCTCCGGGCCTCGCGCGGGCGGCCTGAACAGATCCCGCTCCTGCTCTCTCTCGGCGCCGACATCGAGCACCAGCGTGCCTCCAGCGGCACCCCGCTCCACGGCGCCGCGGGCTACCAGAGGGTTGACTCCGTGCGGGTCCTGCTGGCGCACGGCGCCGACGTCAACGCCGTCAATGCCTCCGGGCATACGCCACTGGCCTTCGGCCTCCGCCGCACCCGGAACATCACCATCCCCGCGATGGCGCAGATCGCGACGCTGCTCATCGATGCCGGGGCGACCGTCAGTGACGACCTATCTGTCCAGGTGGAGCGCATCGGCAAGGACTTCGAGTTCCACCGCGCCAACCTCTCCACCGAGTTCCTCACGAAGACCGAGGAAGGACTGACAGCGCTGTATGAGCTCTTCGGGGCGACGCCGGCGGCTCGTCGGCAGCTGCATGACGGGTCCTCCCCCATCACTGTGCCCGCGGGCTCGTGGCAGGACCAGCACCAAGCACTCTGGGACTTTCTGGTGCCCTCCGGCGGTGCCGCCGCCACGGTCCAGGGTGAGGTGATCCGGGTCACCGGGCGCCTCGCCCACGAGATCCTCGACAACGGAGGAGCCAACTGGGACAAGGACTTCCGCACCATGCTCAAGGCCGTTCCGAAGTACTTCGCGCAGGGCGAGTCCCTGCCGTCAGAAGCGATCCGTGAGGCCAGGTCATCAGCTCGTCGGCTGCGCTCCGGACAGGGCGACCAGGACACGGTCTACACACTGAGTAGGCTCGCGGTCTCCTGGGTGTCTGCCAACCCCACACCAATCCGGCTGTCACCACCGTCCTACTACCGCTGA
- a CDS encoding type II toxin-antitoxin system RelE family toxin → MAEQYEIAWTPTAKRALHRLPEKVATAAIEFIYGPLANNPQRVGKALRFDLEGLHSARRGDYRIIYRIDHRVTIIAIEHRADVYR, encoded by the coding sequence ATGGCGGAGCAGTACGAGATCGCATGGACGCCAACGGCCAAACGGGCGCTGCACAGACTGCCCGAGAAAGTGGCTACGGCGGCCATCGAGTTCATCTATGGCCCGCTCGCGAACAATCCGCAGCGTGTCGGCAAGGCCCTGCGCTTCGACCTTGAAGGGCTGCACAGCGCACGCCGCGGCGACTACCGGATCATCTACCGGATCGACCATCGCGTGACCATCATCGCGATCGAGCACCGCGCGGACGTCTACCGCTGA
- a CDS encoding type II toxin-antitoxin system Phd/YefM family antitoxin gives MSVDAAMALRDVKNRLSEVVDQVQREHDRVVITRHGKAAAVVVSIDDLESLEETLEVVSRPKLLVQVQNSLDELVAGEADVLSKEEILATLHT, from the coding sequence ATGAGTGTGGATGCTGCGATGGCCTTGAGGGACGTGAAGAATCGCCTGTCCGAGGTGGTGGATCAGGTCCAGCGGGAGCATGACCGGGTCGTCATCACTCGTCACGGCAAGGCGGCTGCGGTGGTTGTCAGCATCGATGACCTGGAGTCGCTGGAGGAGACGCTGGAGGTCGTGAGCCGACCCAAGCTCCTCGTCCAGGTTCAAAACAGCCTTGATGAGCTCGTCGCCGGCGAGGCCGACGTCCTCAGCAAGGAAGAGATCCTTGCCACGCTGCACACCTGA
- a CDS encoding YihY/virulence factor BrkB family protein, with product MRRAAYTVLRPIPGAIPVIRLVIETVKIAMRYRVTGLSAEGAFFMLLSMPPLLLGLIAGVGFMSEWIGANALTNVTQAIQEWSGRFLTPEVVDELIMPTVSDTLQGGRADLLSIGFVLSLWSGSRALHVFMDTVSIMYGQTGIRGIIGSRLLSLSLYAGSILFGSIIFPLVLIGPDLLARWLPTQVEPVLIAYWPVVGVSALVGLTGLYHFATPQKSPFVRDIPGAVLAGVIIVVASGLLRAWAVVAIGGATIFGPLTAPIIVLIWFYLIALAILIGAAFNAAIRRLWPPPEYRGPITRASDWWEDRRSGDDPPEPRHTLTPVDREGIE from the coding sequence GTGCGACGGGCCGCCTACACGGTGCTGCGCCCCATCCCCGGCGCGATCCCGGTGATCCGGTTGGTCATCGAGACGGTCAAGATCGCGATGCGCTACCGGGTCACCGGCCTGTCGGCCGAGGGCGCCTTCTTCATGCTGTTGTCGATGCCGCCCCTGCTGCTGGGACTGATCGCCGGCGTCGGTTTCATGTCCGAGTGGATCGGGGCCAACGCCCTCACCAACGTGACGCAGGCGATCCAGGAGTGGTCCGGGCGGTTCCTCACCCCCGAGGTGGTCGACGAGCTGATCATGCCGACGGTCAGCGACACCCTGCAGGGCGGGCGCGCCGATCTGTTGTCCATCGGGTTCGTGCTCTCCCTGTGGTCCGGCTCGCGGGCCCTGCACGTCTTCATGGACACCGTCTCGATCATGTACGGCCAGACCGGTATCCGGGGGATCATCGGCTCCCGGTTGCTGAGCCTGTCGCTGTATGCCGGCTCGATCCTGTTCGGCTCCATCATCTTCCCGCTTGTGCTGATCGGGCCGGACCTCTTGGCCCGCTGGCTGCCCACCCAGGTGGAGCCGGTGCTGATCGCCTACTGGCCCGTCGTCGGGGTCTCCGCCCTGGTCGGGCTCACCGGGCTGTACCACTTCGCCACCCCGCAGAAGTCGCCCTTCGTCCGGGACATCCCGGGCGCCGTGCTGGCCGGCGTCATCATCGTGGTCGCCTCGGGCCTGCTGCGCGCCTGGGCGGTCGTGGCGATCGGTGGTGCCACGATCTTCGGCCCGCTGACCGCACCGATCATCGTGCTCATCTGGTTCTACCTGATCGCCCTGGCCATCCTGATCGGCGCCGCCTTCAATGCGGCCATCCGCCGGCTCTGGCCCCCGCCGGAGTACCGCGGGCCGATCACCCGGGCCAGCGACTGGTGGGAGGACCGCCGGTCCGGCGACGACCCGCCCGAGCCCCGGCATACGCTCACGCCGGTCGACCGCGAGGGGATCGAATGA
- the glgX gene encoding glycogen debranching protein GlgX, producing MDIWPGKPYPLGATYDGSGVNFAIFSEVATGVDLCLIDDDGVETRHPLTEIDAHVWHGYLPNGQPGQRYGFRVHGPYDPERGHRCNPAKLLLDPYAKAVDGQVDGDPSLFSYDFEDPSVVNEDDSAGHTMLSVVVNPYFDWGHDRPPRHEYHDSVIYEAHVKGLTMTHPDIPEAVRGTYAGLGHPAMVEHLTSLGVTAVELLPVHQFVQDHHLVEQGLSNYWGYNTIGFLAPHNAYAANGTRGQQVTEFKSMVKALHDANIEVILDVVYNHTAEGNHLGPTLAFRGIDNASYYRLVPDDPSHYYDTTGTGNSLLMRNPHVLQLIMDSLRYWVTEMHVDGFRFDLAATLARQFHEVDKLSAFFDIIQQDPVVSQVKLIAEPWDLGDGGYQVGNFPPLWTEWNGRYRDTVRDYWRGTPATLGEFASRLTGSSDLYEQSGRRPIASINFVVAHDGFTLRDLVSYNHKHNEANGEGGTDGESHNRSWNCGEEGPTDDPAVNALRLRQQKNFLATLLLSQGVPMLAHGDELGRSQLGNNNVYCQDNELAWVDWDLDPWQSDLLDFTGKLIELRRTHPVFRRRRFFAGDAFHGGQSELGDIVWYAPVGLVMDEDAWRNGYARSIMVFLNGRAIAAPDNTGRPVTDDHFLLLFNAHHEPVEFTVPDGIDATSWTVVADTTGQWDEDADPWPTGATYEVPARSVVVLTGTPREELAGE from the coding sequence ATGGACATCTGGCCCGGCAAGCCCTACCCGCTCGGCGCGACCTATGACGGCTCCGGCGTGAACTTCGCGATCTTCTCCGAGGTCGCGACGGGCGTCGACCTCTGCCTCATCGACGACGACGGTGTCGAGACCCGGCACCCGTTGACCGAGATCGACGCGCACGTGTGGCACGGTTACCTGCCCAACGGCCAGCCCGGGCAGCGCTACGGCTTCCGGGTCCACGGGCCCTACGACCCTGAGCGCGGCCACCGGTGCAACCCGGCCAAGCTGCTGCTGGACCCCTACGCCAAGGCGGTCGACGGGCAGGTGGACGGCGACCCGTCCCTGTTCTCCTACGACTTCGAGGACCCCTCGGTGGTCAACGAGGACGACTCGGCCGGACACACCATGCTCTCGGTCGTGGTGAACCCCTACTTCGACTGGGGCCACGACCGCCCGCCGCGGCACGAGTACCACGACAGCGTCATCTACGAGGCCCACGTCAAGGGCCTGACGATGACCCACCCGGACATCCCCGAGGCGGTGCGCGGCACGTATGCCGGGCTCGGCCACCCGGCGATGGTCGAGCACCTCACCTCCCTGGGAGTGACGGCCGTCGAGCTGCTGCCTGTGCACCAGTTCGTCCAGGACCACCACCTGGTCGAGCAGGGACTGTCCAACTACTGGGGCTACAACACCATCGGCTTCCTCGCCCCGCACAACGCGTATGCCGCGAACGGCACCCGGGGCCAGCAGGTCACCGAGTTCAAGAGCATGGTCAAGGCGCTCCACGATGCCAACATCGAGGTGATCCTCGACGTGGTCTACAACCACACCGCCGAGGGCAACCACCTGGGGCCGACGCTGGCCTTCCGCGGGATCGACAACGCCTCCTACTACCGGCTGGTGCCGGATGACCCGTCGCACTACTACGACACGACCGGCACCGGGAACAGCCTGCTGATGCGCAACCCGCACGTCCTGCAGCTGATCATGGACTCGCTGCGCTACTGGGTGACCGAGATGCACGTCGACGGCTTCCGGTTCGACCTCGCGGCGACCCTGGCCCGGCAGTTCCACGAGGTGGACAAGCTGTCGGCCTTCTTCGACATCATCCAGCAGGACCCGGTCGTCTCCCAGGTCAAGCTGATCGCCGAGCCGTGGGACCTCGGCGACGGCGGCTACCAGGTCGGCAACTTCCCGCCGCTGTGGACCGAGTGGAACGGGCGCTACCGGGACACCGTGCGCGACTACTGGCGCGGCACCCCGGCCACGCTCGGGGAGTTCGCCTCCCGGCTCACCGGGTCCTCCGACCTGTACGAGCAGTCCGGGCGTCGCCCGATCGCCTCGATCAACTTCGTCGTCGCCCACGACGGGTTCACGCTGCGCGACCTGGTCTCCTACAACCACAAGCACAACGAGGCCAACGGTGAGGGCGGCACCGACGGGGAGAGCCACAACCGGTCCTGGAACTGTGGCGAGGAGGGCCCCACGGACGACCCGGCGGTGAACGCGCTGCGGCTGCGGCAGCAGAAGAACTTCCTGGCCACCCTCCTGCTCAGCCAGGGCGTGCCGATGCTCGCGCACGGCGACGAGCTGGGCCGCAGCCAGCTGGGCAACAACAACGTCTACTGCCAGGACAACGAGCTGGCCTGGGTCGACTGGGACCTCGACCCGTGGCAGAGCGACCTGCTGGACTTCACCGGCAAGCTCATCGAGCTGCGCCGCACCCACCCGGTGTTCCGCCGCCGGAGGTTCTTCGCCGGGGACGCCTTCCACGGCGGGCAGAGCGAGCTGGGCGACATCGTCTGGTATGCCCCCGTCGGCCTGGTGATGGACGAGGACGCCTGGCGCAACGGGTATGCCCGGTCGATCATGGTCTTCCTCAACGGGCGGGCGATCGCCGCGCCGGACAACACCGGGCGGCCGGTCACCGACGACCACTTCCTGCTGTTGTTCAACGCCCACCACGAGCCGGTCGAGTTCACCGTCCCGGACGGGATCGACGCCACGAGCTGGACGGTGGTCGCGGACACCACCGGGCAGTGGGACGAGGACGCCGACCCGTGGCCCACCGGCGCCACCTACGAGGTGCCCGCGCGCTCGGTCGTGGTGCTGACGGGGACGCCCCGGGAGGAGCTCGCCGGGGAGTGA
- a CDS encoding PPK2 family polyphosphate kinase — protein MGKKGKKGKKKKSTSAASGTPFSDALRVGEGYVLADLDTRRTPAFDGDKSDGVDALLAADGELDGLQERLYAEGTAGGSKRVLLVIQGMDTAGKGGIMRHVVGSVDPQGVDLTAFKAPTEEELAHPFLWRIRKALPGPGKIGVFDRSHYEDVLVVAVNDLVPPAQWKRRFSTINDFEQELIEDGTTLIKVVLQISKEEQGERLAERLDRPDKYWKYNPGDVTEREKWADYQVAYQEVLDKCSPASAPFYVVPADRKWYARLAVQQLLLEHLRAMDLTWPEADFDIEVEKERLANS, from the coding sequence ATGGGCAAGAAGGGCAAGAAGGGCAAGAAGAAGAAGTCCACGTCAGCGGCGTCCGGGACCCCGTTCAGCGACGCCCTGCGGGTCGGCGAGGGATACGTCCTGGCCGACCTCGACACGCGGCGCACACCGGCGTTCGACGGCGACAAGTCCGACGGGGTGGACGCCCTGCTGGCGGCCGACGGGGAGCTCGACGGGCTCCAGGAACGGCTGTATGCCGAGGGCACCGCCGGCGGTAGCAAGCGTGTGCTGCTGGTGATCCAGGGGATGGACACCGCCGGCAAGGGCGGCATCATGCGCCACGTGGTCGGGTCGGTGGACCCGCAGGGGGTGGACCTCACCGCGTTCAAGGCACCCACCGAGGAGGAGCTCGCGCACCCCTTCCTGTGGCGGATCCGCAAGGCACTGCCCGGCCCGGGCAAGATCGGCGTCTTCGACCGGTCGCACTACGAGGACGTCCTCGTCGTGGCGGTCAACGACCTCGTGCCACCGGCCCAGTGGAAGCGCCGGTTCAGCACGATCAACGACTTCGAGCAGGAGCTCATCGAGGACGGCACCACCCTGATCAAGGTCGTCCTGCAGATCTCCAAGGAGGAGCAGGGCGAGCGGCTGGCCGAGCGGCTGGACCGCCCGGACAAGTACTGGAAGTACAACCCCGGTGACGTGACCGAGCGGGAGAAGTGGGCGGACTACCAGGTCGCCTACCAGGAGGTCCTCGACAAGTGCTCGCCGGCGTCCGCGCCGTTCTACGTGGTCCCGGCCGACCGCAAGTGGTATGCCCGGCTGGCCGTCCAGCAGCTGCTGCTGGAGCACCTGCGGGCGATGGACCTCACCTGGCCGGAGGCCGACTTCGACATCGAGGTCGAGAAGGAGCGACTGGCCAACAGCTGA